One window of the Archangium primigenium genome contains the following:
- a CDS encoding AAA family ATPase → MSELLSPAEARDAAERIVSLQKGLNQVLLDQPRVVEQVVVAVLARGHVLLEGLPGLGKTELCKALARLLGLPFRRIQFTPDLLPGDITGTYVLEGEGRRDFTFREGPLFAHVVLADEINRSSPKTQAALLEAMQERGVTVLGQTRPLPDPFFVLATQNPIELEGTYPLPEAQLDRFLFRVQVPPVGARTLTTLLTTRVRGTPPALPPVTDAARLGELFAAVDRVHLPVPVADFIGRLVEASDPNSPGAPEPVRRFVRFGASPRAALALAASGRALALTRGKPNVGFDEVVACAPAVLNHRLVLAYEASLEKVGAQDVVRALLEAIPEVPRA, encoded by the coding sequence GTGTCGGAACTGTTGAGCCCCGCCGAGGCACGTGACGCGGCGGAGCGCATCGTGTCGCTCCAGAAGGGGTTGAACCAAGTCCTGCTGGATCAGCCGCGGGTCGTGGAGCAGGTGGTGGTGGCGGTGCTCGCGCGGGGCCATGTGCTGCTCGAGGGCCTGCCGGGCCTGGGCAAGACGGAGCTGTGCAAGGCGCTCGCGCGGCTGCTCGGGCTGCCCTTCCGCCGCATCCAGTTCACGCCGGACCTGCTGCCCGGCGACATCACCGGTACCTACGTCCTGGAGGGCGAGGGCCGCCGCGACTTCACCTTCCGCGAGGGGCCGCTCTTCGCCCACGTGGTGCTGGCGGATGAGATCAACCGCTCGAGTCCCAAGACGCAGGCGGCGCTGCTGGAGGCCATGCAGGAGCGGGGCGTGACGGTGCTCGGCCAGACGCGGCCCCTGCCGGACCCCTTCTTCGTGCTCGCCACGCAGAACCCCATCGAGCTGGAGGGCACCTACCCCCTGCCCGAGGCCCAGCTCGACCGGTTCCTCTTCCGCGTCCAGGTGCCGCCCGTGGGCGCGCGCACGCTCACCACCCTGCTCACCACGCGCGTGCGGGGCACGCCCCCGGCGCTGCCGCCCGTGACGGACGCGGCCCGACTCGGGGAGCTGTTCGCCGCGGTGGACCGCGTGCACCTGCCCGTGCCGGTGGCGGACTTCATCGGCCGCCTGGTGGAGGCGAGCGATCCGAACAGTCCGGGCGCGCCCGAGCCCGTGCGCCGCTTCGTGCGCTTTGGCGCCAGTCCCCGCGCCGCCCTGGCCCTGGCCGCCTCTGGCCGCGCGCTCGCGCTCACGCGGGGCAAGCCCAACGTGGGCTTCGACGAGGTCGTGGCGTGCGCGCCCGCGGTGCTCAACCACCGGCTGGTGCTCGCCTACGAGGCCTCGCTGGAGAAGGTGGGCGCCCAGGACGTGGTGCGCGCCCTGCTCGAGGCCATTCCCGAGGTGCCCCGTGCGTGA
- a CDS encoding ABC transporter ATP-binding protein yields the protein MTSLLEVKGLRRDFGALRAVDDVSFELEAGSILGFIGPNGAGKSTTMRILATLDTPTAGEVFLQGHSLVDTPDRVRPLIGYMPDRYGTYDDVTVLDFLDFFARAYGLKGEERRRRLTSVMDFTGLGPLADKATSALSKGMKQRVALGRTLLHDPQLLILDEPADGLDPRARIELRELLRALADQGKAVLISSHILTELAEICDSCAIIEQGRLLATGRVADLLAQAAGTAVAELVVRLFPGAEGEAVWARAERLLLEQPLVKGVSREGEGLRVRLEREGSESAWVDEAAARLLTVLVGAGVPVCAFGHRERNLEDAFLHVTKGRVG from the coding sequence ATGACGAGCCTGCTGGAGGTGAAGGGACTGCGGCGCGACTTCGGGGCCCTGCGCGCCGTGGACGACGTGTCCTTCGAGCTGGAGGCGGGCTCCATCCTGGGGTTCATCGGGCCCAATGGCGCGGGCAAGAGCACCACCATGCGCATCCTCGCCACGCTCGACACGCCCACCGCGGGTGAGGTGTTCCTGCAGGGCCACTCGCTCGTGGACACGCCGGACCGCGTCCGCCCGCTCATCGGCTACATGCCGGACCGCTACGGCACCTACGACGACGTGACGGTGCTCGACTTCCTCGACTTCTTCGCGCGCGCCTATGGCTTGAAGGGCGAGGAGCGGCGGCGGCGCCTGACGTCGGTGATGGACTTCACGGGGCTCGGGCCCCTGGCGGACAAGGCCACGAGCGCGCTCTCCAAGGGCATGAAGCAGCGCGTGGCGCTCGGGCGCACGCTCCTGCATGACCCCCAGTTGCTCATCCTCGACGAGCCGGCGGACGGCCTGGACCCGCGCGCCCGCATCGAGCTGCGGGAGCTTTTGCGCGCGCTCGCGGATCAGGGCAAGGCGGTGCTCATCTCCAGCCACATCCTCACGGAGCTGGCGGAGATCTGCGACAGCTGCGCCATCATCGAGCAGGGACGGCTGCTGGCCACGGGCCGGGTGGCGGACCTGCTCGCGCAGGCGGCGGGCACGGCGGTGGCGGAGCTGGTGGTGCGCCTGTTTCCCGGCGCCGAGGGCGAGGCCGTCTGGGCGCGTGCCGAGCGGCTGCTCTTGGAGCAGCCCCTGGTGAAGGGCGTCTCCCGCGAGGGCGAGGGCCTGCGCGTGCGCCTGGAGCGGGAGGGCTCGGAGTCGGCCTGGGTGGATGAGGCGGCGGCCCGCCTGCTGACGGTGCTCGTGGGCGCGGGCGTGCCCGTGTGCGCCTTCGGGCATCGGGAGCGCAACCTGGAGGATGCCTTCCTGCACGTGACGAAGGGGCGGGTGGGGTGA
- a CDS encoding SusC/RagA family TonB-linked outer membrane protein — protein sequence MTLKQALMSGCAVALLSVEAQAQTPPASPATPPPAPPASSAPANTRRITGKVLDALTQDGQPFTRIIIKGTTTGTESELDGTFSLEVPKGPVTLLFSSQDHKEREVTVGANRDSVTVSLDASFVEEMVVVGRASEVARKNLANSVASVNTEELNRAPAATVDQALQGKVAGANIQSNSGAPGGGIQLRLRGTSTINGSSTPLYVVDGVIISDAAIASGIYQVTDSVGGSNPSPTQDNQVNRIADLNPNDIESIEILKGASAAAIYGSKASNGVVIITTKRGRAGAAPKLDVTQRLGVYSLMNTLGARRIGSLDEAVSAFGPEAANYYVPGYYDHERQLAGRRDLSYETLASVSGASGDTRYFASAQVRDDKGIIANTGYQKQSFRLNLGQKLGPDIELNATTNLVHSTSDRGVTNNDNANISYYMVLPGTPSFVDLRPGANGIYPFNPAFGNGSNPLQTASLVANAENVWRLLGSADAVWNAYKTDTQSFRVLGNLGVDRFQQENTLLFPPQLNFQQGQERPGVSLFGTSQVLNLNAGFNLVHNYKAPGGGLTANTSAGYQYEQRGLDTIYINSRGLTAGQPNVSSGTQVGVVQNRQLVKDSGIYLQEEALMLDERLTLVGAVRAEQSSNNGNPNAFFFYPKVATAYRIPSFHPVVNEFKVRGAYGETGNQPLYGFKFIGLSPSNNIEGQGGLITTGIVGNANIRPERQREFEVGLDTVLFNGDAVFELSLYQRNISDLLLQRALAPSTGYTVELFNGGTMRNRGIEAMLQLTPVRNSVLEWTSNTTFTLNRSRIISLPVPAFNTGGFGTSLGTFRIEEGASATQIVGNDGLRADGTCCEVRKIGDTEPTFRMGFSNTFKSGPVALSFLVDWQQGSDVLNITRFLYDASRNSPDYTTGGIARQALWQNYASAYLERATFVKLRELTVTYNLPDTFVTRIPGVKTGRLSLSGRNLLMFTNYSGLDPEVSNFGNQAIARNIDVAPFPPSRSFWTSLDVGF from the coding sequence ATGACGCTGAAACAGGCGTTGATGTCGGGGTGCGCTGTCGCACTCCTCTCCGTGGAAGCCCAGGCTCAAACCCCGCCGGCTTCTCCCGCCACTCCCCCGCCGGCACCGCCTGCCAGCTCCGCTCCGGCCAACACGCGCCGCATCACCGGCAAGGTACTGGACGCGCTCACCCAGGACGGCCAGCCCTTCACGCGCATCATCATCAAGGGCACCACCACCGGCACCGAGTCCGAGCTGGACGGCACGTTCTCGCTCGAGGTGCCCAAGGGCCCGGTGACGCTGCTGTTCTCCAGCCAGGACCACAAGGAGCGTGAGGTCACGGTGGGCGCCAACCGGGACAGCGTGACGGTGTCCCTGGATGCGAGCTTCGTCGAGGAGATGGTGGTCGTGGGCCGCGCGAGCGAGGTGGCCCGCAAGAACCTGGCCAACTCGGTGGCGAGCGTGAACACGGAGGAGCTCAACCGGGCCCCCGCGGCCACGGTGGACCAGGCGCTGCAGGGCAAGGTGGCCGGCGCCAACATCCAGAGCAACTCGGGCGCGCCCGGTGGCGGCATCCAGCTGCGGCTGCGCGGCACGTCCACCATCAACGGCTCGTCCACGCCGCTCTACGTCGTGGACGGCGTCATCATCAGCGACGCGGCGATCGCCTCGGGCATCTACCAGGTGACCGACTCGGTGGGCGGCTCCAACCCGAGCCCCACGCAGGACAACCAGGTCAACCGCATCGCGGACCTGAACCCCAACGACATCGAGAGCATCGAGATCCTCAAGGGCGCGTCCGCGGCGGCCATCTACGGCTCCAAGGCGAGCAACGGCGTGGTCATCATCACGACCAAGCGCGGTCGCGCGGGCGCGGCGCCCAAGCTGGACGTGACCCAGCGCCTGGGCGTGTACTCGCTGATGAACACGCTGGGGGCGCGGCGCATCGGCTCGCTCGACGAGGCCGTGTCCGCCTTCGGCCCCGAGGCGGCCAACTACTACGTGCCGGGCTACTACGACCACGAGCGGCAGCTCGCGGGCCGGCGCGACCTGTCCTACGAGACGCTCGCCAGCGTGAGCGGCGCCTCGGGCGACACGCGCTACTTCGCCTCCGCCCAGGTGCGCGATGACAAGGGCATCATCGCCAACACGGGCTACCAGAAGCAGTCCTTCCGCCTGAACCTGGGCCAGAAGCTCGGCCCGGACATCGAGCTGAACGCGACGACGAACCTGGTGCACTCCACGAGCGATCGCGGCGTCACCAACAACGACAACGCCAACATCTCCTACTACATGGTGTTGCCGGGCACGCCGAGCTTCGTGGACCTGCGTCCGGGGGCCAACGGCATCTATCCGTTCAACCCCGCCTTCGGCAACGGCTCCAACCCGCTGCAGACCGCGTCGCTGGTGGCCAACGCGGAGAACGTGTGGCGCCTGCTCGGCTCGGCCGACGCGGTGTGGAACGCCTACAAGACGGACACGCAGAGCTTCCGCGTGCTCGGCAACCTGGGCGTGGACCGCTTCCAGCAGGAGAACACCCTGCTGTTCCCGCCCCAGCTCAACTTCCAGCAGGGCCAGGAGCGCCCGGGCGTGTCGCTGTTCGGCACCAGCCAGGTGCTCAACCTCAACGCCGGCTTCAACCTGGTGCACAACTACAAGGCGCCGGGCGGGGGGCTCACCGCCAACACCTCGGCGGGCTACCAGTACGAGCAGCGCGGCCTGGACACCATCTACATCAACAGCCGGGGCCTCACCGCGGGCCAGCCCAACGTGAGCTCGGGCACCCAGGTGGGCGTGGTGCAGAACCGCCAGCTCGTCAAGGACAGCGGCATCTACCTGCAGGAGGAGGCGCTGATGCTCGACGAGCGCCTCACCCTGGTGGGCGCGGTGCGCGCCGAGCAGAGCAGCAACAACGGCAACCCCAACGCCTTCTTCTTCTACCCGAAGGTGGCCACCGCCTACCGCATCCCCTCGTTCCACCCGGTGGTCAACGAGTTCAAGGTGCGCGGCGCCTACGGCGAGACGGGCAACCAGCCGCTCTACGGCTTCAAGTTCATCGGCCTGTCGCCGAGCAACAACATCGAGGGCCAGGGCGGTCTCATCACCACGGGCATCGTGGGCAACGCCAACATCCGCCCCGAGCGTCAGCGCGAGTTCGAGGTCGGCCTGGACACGGTGCTGTTCAACGGTGACGCCGTGTTCGAGCTGTCGCTCTACCAGCGCAACATCAGCGACCTGCTCCTGCAGCGCGCGCTCGCGCCCTCCACGGGCTACACGGTGGAGCTGTTCAACGGCGGCACCATGCGCAACCGGGGCATCGAGGCCATGCTCCAGCTCACCCCCGTGCGCAACAGTGTCCTGGAGTGGACGAGCAACACCACCTTCACGCTCAACCGCAGCCGCATCATCAGCCTGCCCGTGCCCGCCTTCAACACGGGCGGCTTCGGCACCAGCCTGGGCACCTTCCGCATCGAGGAGGGCGCGAGCGCCACGCAGATCGTCGGCAACGACGGCCTCCGGGCGGACGGCACCTGCTGCGAGGTGCGCAAGATTGGCGACACCGAGCCCACCTTCCGCATGGGCTTCTCCAACACGTTCAAGAGCGGCCCCGTCGCGCTCTCCTTCCTGGTGGACTGGCAGCAGGGCAGCGACGTGCTCAACATCACGCGCTTCCTCTACGATGCGTCGCGCAACTCCCCGGACTACACGACGGGGGGCATCGCGCGCCAGGCGCTCTGGCAGAACTACGCCTCCGCGTATCTGGAGCGCGCCACCTTCGTGAAGCTGCGTGAGTTGACGGTCACCTACAACCTGCCGGACACTTTCGTCACGCGCATTCCCGGCGTGAAGACCGGTCGGCTGAGCTTGAGCGGCCGCAACCTCCTCATGTTCACCAATTACTCGGGGTTGGATCCCGAGGTGAGCAACTTCGGCAACCAGGCCATCGCTCGCAACATCGACGTGGCCCCCTTCCCGCCCAGCCGCAGTTTCTGGACGTCCCTCGATGTGGGTTTCTAG